DNA sequence from the Deltaproteobacteria bacterium genome:
AAGCGAATTATAGAATCCTCTCCTTTTCCCTGGGTTTCGGGTAAGTCACCTTGGAGTGGGAGATACCGCTTCGGATCATTGATTCCAGGAACCCGATGGCGGCCGCTGTAGGTTCCACAACAGGCACCTCCCTGCCTTCCCTGGAAAGGGCTTCCTTGAGTGCCTTGCCCAACCCCAACATACCTGTGCAGCCGAGGACTATGGCCTCAGCCCCATCCTCGACGACCGCCTTATCGATCTGCTCAAGCAGCCTGGTTAGGAGCCTGTCCCTGTCGTCCAGTTCCAGCACCGGGGTATCGATGTCCCGGATAGAGGCCATATTGCCTTCGATACCCAGCTTTCGAGCCAGGTTTCTTATAAGAGGGACGACTTCTTTTAGAATGGTGACCACCGACCACCGGTTGCAAATGGCCGATGCCATCAAGGCTGAAGGGCGGAAGGCGCCTATTACCGGGATAGAAACCGCCTCCCTGGCTCCGTCCACGGCAGGGTCCCCGAAACAGGTGACAAATACGCCGTCGCAGCCGTCCTTCTCTGCTTCTATCACCTTTTCAAGGATGTAAGGGTTGGCCAGTATTTCATCGTAAGTGCTCTCGATAGAGGTCGGACCCTTCTCAATGCAGGCCCCGTCGATTTCGGTATCCGGCGATTTGAATTGATCGGCCTCCTGTATTGATTCATTGACCAGCCAGTCGCCGACGATTGGTGATACGATTCGGATTTTCATTTTTGCCTCCCGAAAATATACAGTGGTCTGTTCCTCGTCCCACTTATGAGGGGCCGCAGGGTTTGGGTGGGTAGGGTGAGGCCGTGCCGACCGTCTGAGACCTTTGAAAAACGCTCCCTTTTGCCCAATCTTCCGCCTTCGCTATGGCTACGGCGTGACAAGCTGCGTCAGGCTCAAATTTTAATTCGAAGTCGACCCCATACCTTTCTGACCATCCGGTCCAGGCTGGGCCCCAGACCGTCCGGTAACAGTACGATTACCAAGACAAAGATAAGCCCCATGATAATACTCTGATATCGTTCCACAGATGAGAGTAATTCCGGGGTCAGCTTTACTATCATCGCGCCGATCAGTGGGCCGTAAGGCACAGAACGTCCACCAAGCAAGGGTATGAAGTAGATATAAAGCGTTGTGAAAGCGTCGACATCCACAGACGATATCGCTCCATTGAAGTGGCTCTTCGACGTTTCATGTGGATTTAAGTAAAATATCAATTGGAGCAGCGATCAGGTAGATCATGGTAATAAATGATGGCATCCATCTTCTCTCTTTTGAGGTCGTTTTCATAGGGTAGCGGCGGACACATTATTTCAGTTCTCCCACCGCTTTTACTCGAAACCGGACCGCATTGGACGGCAGGTAGGCAAGGGGGATTTCTTCAAGATCCACGATCTCAATGGTTTTTTCATCAGCCCCGGCCCTGATCGCTTCTTCTATGGCGGCTTGCTTGACTTCGGCAATGACTGCGTCCCGGCCCTTGGTGGCCACGTCAAACACCCCATCAATGGAGCCGGACACCTGACTTATGGCCGCACCGATTGCATTGGCCACGTCGAAGTTGTCAGGTACTATCACCTCGCTGGCACCTTTGAGTTCCTTGGGCACAATGATGGAACCTCCCCCCACAAGGACAACCGGTATGTCGCCTGCTGAGGTCTTCATTCGATCAATGATCTCTTCGACCATTGATTTGATCCTGACGTTGGCCCGCTCGCGGACGCCCTTATCCATTTTCGAGACGAGTCCGGGATCGCCAAGGGAAAACTGGCCGGAGGCCACTGCTACGTCTGTGGCCGTCAAGGTCGAGCCGCCAAAGACCAGGGCTTCTTCCGTGATCCTGTATCCTACAGACTCCGGACCGACTCTCACCTGGTCATCATCCGATTTGACCAGCGATCCGCCCCCCAGACCAATGGAAATCAGATCGGGCATCCGGAAATTGGTTCTCACTCCGCCGATTTCCACCGCCATGGATGACTCCCTGGGAAAGCCGGCCTTAAGTACCCCGACGTCGGTTGTCGTCCCGCCAACGTCGACAACAACGCAGTCGCTGAGCCCTGAGAGAAAAGCTGCCCCTCGTAATGAGTTGGTAGGTCCTGATGCGATAGTGAAAACCGGGTACTTGCGAGCGTAATCCACGGCCATCAGGGTGCCGTCATTCTGGGTGATGAATAAATCCGCGGTTATCTTGTGCTGCTTGAGAATGTTTTGAAACGCACTATAAGCATTATTCGCTATGTTCAGGATTGCAGCGTTCAAGATTGTGGCGTTCTCCCGCTCCAGGAGGCCCAGGGTCCCCACTTCGCTGGACAGGGAAATGGAAAAATCATCTCCGAAGATCTTCCTGGCTATCTCGCTGGCCTCCATTTCCTGATCGCCGTTGACCGGCGAGAAGACGCAACTTACTGCCAGGGCTTCGATGCCGAGTTCTTTCAGTTCGCTCAAGGCCGATTCGATCTCAGATTTGTCAGGCCTGGAGATGAATTTGCCGTCGTATTCATAGCCTCCCCTGACCATCCTGTAATTACTGCCGATATGAGCGGGCATGTCGTCAGGCCAGTCCATCATCGGTGGCAGGGCCAAGCCGCACGGCGCTCCCAGCCGCAAGACGCCGACCCTGGCCAGTCCCTTGCGCTCAACGATGGCATTGGTGGCGTGGGTCGTGCCCAGCATCGCGTGTTGAATCGAGGAAGGGTCAATCTTGCTGATATCCAGGACAGCCTCCACTGCCTGGTTGATACCGGAGGAAATGTCCTGAGTGGTGGGACGCTTGCATTTGGCAATGAGTTTGTTTGCTTCATCCAAAATCACTGCATCGGTGTTGGTTCCACCTACGTCGATTCCGAGACGATATTTCACGGCCTGTCCTCCTTGCTTTCCACTCCCCCGACGAGTTCTTCGATAGGTACATAATCGAGGTCATACTTGAAGTAACGCGGTCCGACTTGCTTGAGCCCCTTTTCCGTACGCCAGATGGGAGCACAAGGCATACCGATGATGATCACCCTCTGTCCGTAGCGGAGCGTTTCAGTGGTGATGGGTGTTCCGCTCTCCAAATCCAGTACAGTGATCAGATCGGGAACCATTGCCTTCGGCTCACCGTCGATGTAACCGATCAGGTTTTCGTTCTGGAAGTCCATATCGAACACCTGGCCTTTGTTCGGACCCAGACCTTCAAAAGAGGCACGCCCCCTGACGAAACCGGTGGACAGTTCCCGCTGGACATCAACCACCTTGCCCTCAAAGATGGGAAAACCATTAGTGATTTTTAAGATCGAATCCACAGCGCTTATATTACGGGAATGGGCGTCAATGATTGCTTTACCGATTTCGATACAAAGGCTGATGGTTCCCCTGATGGCGCTTTGCTTAATCGTCTTGCCATTCATTACGTACAGACCGATCATTGAGGAGAGGCCCATGGCAACGGTTACCGCCCGAGAGAGGGTCTCTACCCATGCATTGTCGATCGTGCGCAGAAGAACTTGATTCCCCTTTTCATCAGCACAGACCATGGGGGACGCCGGCACACCATCCAGAGAGAAAGAGACCATGGGTATCTCCGGGAAGGCCCGGCCCATGCCGTCGGCATCCACGAGGGGCACCCCCAGTCGGGCTGCAGCGTAGACCGGGATACAAGAGTTGATCCCGCCGGCCTCCAGGGACATGGTCGCTACAGCCGGCTTTTCCAGAAAGCCCTGAACTGTCTTGAAGCACAATTCAGGCTCTCCACCGTTGGGGAGCTTTTCCAGCATAACCGAAGGAGCGCCCATCATGGCCGTTGGAATAACCCAGTCATCATCGGCCAGATCTTCCACGCTGATGAGACGCACCTCACCTTTTTCCTTGATCGCCTGCTTGGCCATCAGCTTCCCAAGATAAGGGTCTCCACCTCCACCAGTGCCCAGCACAGCAGCTCCGATGGCAAGGTATTCAATGTCTTCCACATTTAGATATCGCATAAGAAATCTCCTGGGTTATGGGCCTACAAAACATAGCGAAGTTGCCAGTTGACAGCATCCATCGTGAAGAAAGTCTCCACCGACACCAGAC
Encoded proteins:
- a CDS encoding aspartate/glutamate racemase family protein, giving the protein MKIRIVSPIVGDWLVNESIQEADQFKSPDTEIDGACIEKGPTSIESTYDEILANPYILEKVIEAEKDGCDGVFVTCFGDPAVDGAREAVSIPVIGAFRPSALMASAICNRWSVVTILKEVVPLIRNLARKLGIEGNMASIRDIDTPVLELDDRDRLLTRLLEQIDKAVVEDGAEAIVLGCTGMLGLGKALKEALSREGREVPVVEPTAAAIGFLESMIRSGISHSKVTYPKPREKERIL
- a CDS encoding hydantoinase/oxoprolinase family protein; its protein translation is MKYRLGIDVGGTNTDAVILDEANKLIAKCKRPTTQDISSGINQAVEAVLDISKIDPSSIQHAMLGTTHATNAIVERKGLARVGVLRLGAPCGLALPPMMDWPDDMPAHIGSNYRMVRGGYEYDGKFISRPDKSEIESALSELKELGIEALAVSCVFSPVNGDQEMEASEIARKIFGDDFSISLSSEVGTLGLLERENATILNAAILNIANNAYSAFQNILKQHKITADLFITQNDGTLMAVDYARKYPVFTIASGPTNSLRGAAFLSGLSDCVVVDVGGTTTDVGVLKAGFPRESSMAVEIGGVRTNFRMPDLISIGLGGGSLVKSDDDQVRVGPESVGYRITEEALVFGGSTLTATDVAVASGQFSLGDPGLVSKMDKGVRERANVRIKSMVEEIIDRMKTSAGDIPVVLVGGGSIIVPKELKGASEVIVPDNFDVANAIGAAISQVSGSIDGVFDVATKGRDAVIAEVKQAAIEEAIRAGADEKTIEIVDLEEIPLAYLPSNAVRFRVKAVGELK
- a CDS encoding DUF917 domain-containing protein, which codes for MRYLNVEDIEYLAIGAAVLGTGGGGDPYLGKLMAKQAIKEKGEVRLISVEDLADDDWVIPTAMMGAPSVMLEKLPNGGEPELCFKTVQGFLEKPAVATMSLEAGGINSCIPVYAAARLGVPLVDADGMGRAFPEIPMVSFSLDGVPASPMVCADEKGNQVLLRTIDNAWVETLSRAVTVAMGLSSMIGLYVMNGKTIKQSAIRGTISLCIEIGKAIIDAHSRNISAVDSILKITNGFPIFEGKVVDVQRELSTGFVRGRASFEGLGPNKGQVFDMDFQNENLIGYIDGEPKAMVPDLITVLDLESGTPITTETLRYGQRVIIIGMPCAPIWRTEKGLKQVGPRYFKYDLDYVPIEELVGGVESKEDRP